In Parabacteroides timonensis, the genomic stretch CTTCTCACAAAAAAATGACTCACAAATAATTTCTCTACTCAAAAGTGTAGCTATTTATTATTCCTGTCATTATATATTTGCGCATAACTTAATCAAAAATCAGGGAATATATAAAAGGAATAGAATCATTATCTACTAATATTTTATCCACTGTCAGGAATCGGAAGTGACATATATGAAACTAAATATTAATAACGTAATACTATAAGATATGAAATTTAATAAAATTAAAATGTGTCCTATACTCATATTATCAATAATTACTATAGGATGTAATGAGGGGGTAGAAACTATAAAAAACAAGCTTGTCTCTATCGACGTTAAGGCTTATGTAAATTCTAATGATGCAATTTCTATTAAGAATGAAATTGAAAGAATAGAATATATCCCGCTAGAATTAACCGATGACAATAGCTCAATGATCGGGCAAATAATGGATATAACCCTCACCGAAAATTATATATTTGTCTTATCTGACCCTACATGCGGAGTTCTTCAATTTGATATAAAAGGGAATTTCATCAGGCAAGTAGCAAAATATGGACAAGGTCCTGGAGAACTTCTTTTTCCTATAAGCATGTATACTGTAGAAGAAGACAGTAAACTATATATCACTGGAGCTTATCAGACAATAATATACAATTTTGATGGAAAATTCGAAGAAGCGTTCGACCGGGGAGGAAGAATGAGTTTTTACTCTTATCCTATTGGAGAAGGACGAGTCGTTGAAACTAGTTCTGATGGCATACCTTTTGAAGCAGAAGGACATTTTGGAATTGGCATATTTAGCAATATGGGTAAAGGAGATACGATAATTATGAAAAACAATTTTTCAAATGACAAAATATCTTCATCAAAAGAATCTGGTTTTAAGCTAACAAGATGTATACTTAGTGATTCGGGGGTATTGTTTTCAACAATGACAAACGATACTATTTATCGTTTGACTAAAGATACAATCATTCCAGCATTCTGCTGGCAGAGGAATCTAAGTGAAGAATCTTTAAAAAATTCATATTCACTCTTGAATTTTATACCGACAAATACAGAACTATTTCTTTACGACATAATAGAATTTCCTAAATCTATTTGCTTTAGATATGTATATAATGAGAAATCATACATAATGCTTTATGATAAGCAGAGTGGTAAAATATCATCAACACCCACTCCTTATAAAATGAATGAGATTTCAGATGTTGATTTTTGGATGACGATGTGGGGAATAAATAATGATATAGACAATGGTTTACCTATTGCTCCGTTACATTGGTATAATAATAAGAAAATATCTATACAATGCACTCCTGCTTCAACCATTGATTATCTGCGAGATAAAGGAATGCTTAAAGCAGCTCCCAATATTCTAAAAAAGATAAATGGAGATGATAATCCCATTGTCATATTGTATCACTTAAAATACTAACTATGATTAATTGGATACAATTACCTTGATTGCCGACAATTCCATCATCATTCTTCGCGGAAAAAGCAGTACTTTTGCAGTCTATAATAAGAAGGTATGAAGATAGGCTCAATAGATTTAGGTGAACATCCCGTATTCCTGGCACCGATGGAAGATGTGACGGACATCTCTTTCCGTTTGATGTGTAAACGTTTCGGTGCAGACATGGTATATACGGAATTTGTATCGAGCGATGCACTGATCCGCAGCGTGAACAAGACACAGGAGAAACTGACCGTTGCCGAAGACGAACGGCCGGTTGCTATACAGATATATGGTAAAGAAGTGGAAGCGATGGTGGAAGCAGCAAAGATATGCGAAGCCGCCCGCCCCGACATTCTCGATATCAACTTCGGCTGCCCGGTAAAGAAAGTGGCAGGCAAAGGTGCCGGAGCAGGTATGTTGCGGAATACTCCACTGATGCTGGAAATAACTCGCGAAGTGGTAAAGGCCGTCAACATCCCCGTAACAGTAAAAACCCGCCTGGGATGGGATGCCGATAATAAAATCATTGTCGACCTGGCCGAACAATTACAGGATTGCGGGATTGCCGCCCTCTCTATCCACGGACGCACCCGCGCACAGATGTACACCGGTGAAGCCGACTGGACACTAATCGGCGAGGTAAAAAACAATCCGCGCATGCATATCCCTATCATCGGGAATGGCGACGTGACTTCTGCCGAGGCCTGCAAACAGCGTTTCGACCAATACGGAGTGGATGGCGTCATGATCGGACGCGGTAGTATCGGCCGCCCCTGGATATTCCGCGAAGTAAAACATTACCTGACGAACGGAACGGCATTGCCCGACGAGAAATTCATCTGGTACCTGGATATCCTGAAGCAGCAGGTCATGCAAAGTGTGGAACGTCTCGACGAACGTCGTGGTATTTTACATATCCGACGTCATCTGGCAGCCACTCCTCTTTTCAAAGGAATTGCCGACTTTAAGCCGACACGCGTTGCCATGCTTCGCGCTGAAACAGTAGCCGAACTATTCAATATTATGGATTCCATTCCGGAAAAGTTTGGGATTATAGAATAAATCGGTCAAAAAATACAACTTTTGAATCATAAAGTGACAAATTTACAATAATTTGATACAATAGTATATTGCATATAATATATTTCCTCTTATATTTGCATCGAGTTTTTTTCATAGTATTTTAGATCTAAGGTTAACAAGTCTTTGCAAAGGAGGAATCGTGAGATTGCTTCGTTGGGAAGCAAAGAGACCGCATCCGTTGTAAATACGGGTTGCGGTTTTCTTTTTTATTATTTTCTAAAAAAAGTTCTTCAGATATGCAACCGAAACCGGATTACGTTCGTCTTATAAAGAAAGAACTAAAAATAAAGACAGATGAAAACAAAAGTACTTCTTCTTATCGCCTGCCTGCTGACCACACTGGCGGGATCTGCCATCACTGAAAAAACAGTAGATGGAAACGGAAATGTAATTACAAAAACGGTTTCGATCGACGATTATAACGAGATATCCACAGTAGGTGTCATGGAATTTGTCTACGAACAATCGGATGCTGCTCCTTATCTGGAAGTCATGATCGATGAAAATCTCTATGAGTTACTGGAGATAAAGGTTGATGGCAAAGAACTAAAAGTCAGCCCCAAAAGAATAAATGAAAACAGCCGCAACGGTAATACTTACAACCTGAATCCGACGACATTCAAGGTGGTAACCAATTCGCGTGAAATAAAGGAACTGAACGTTGTTTCCTCCGGTGATTTCATTATTTCCAGTCCGCTCAATATAAGCAAACTGGAAATCAATATGGCAGGTAGCGGAAACATTCTCCTGAAAAAGAAAGTGACAGGAAACAAACTGGAAATCAACCTGGCCAGTTCAGGCAGCATCGTCGCATCCGACATCAGTCTGAATGGAGTTGAATGCAGCCTGGCAGGTAGTGGTTTCATCCAGATAGGAGGAAAGACCGAACAGGCAGAATACAATCTTGCCGCAAGCGGAAACATTAAAGCCTACGATTGCCAGTCAAGCAAAGTAGAGTGTAATATTGCCGGCAGTGGTAATATCCAGACTTATGCTAAAAACCGACTGGAAGCCAATATCGTAGGCAGCGGAAACGTATATTACAAAGGTGATCCGACCACCAGCAAAAGTATCATCGGGTCAGGCAAACTGAAAAAAGCGAACTAAAAGATAAACAAACAAACTTAAAAGTATAAACATTATGAAAGCAATAGCATTAGCATTCATCGGATTAATGACTTTCGGCACCATAGCTTGTCATGCGAAGAAAGTAAAAGGAAACGGAAATATCATCACCAAAGAAATCCAGGTATCCGATTATAACGAGATCAAAGTAGGCCAGGGCATAGAAAGTGGCAACATGTCTTTCACAAAGAAAAACAAATCGCCCCGTTTCAACTACACCCAGCAATCGGGAAGTGCAAGTTTAAATATCACAATAGATGAAAACCTGCTTCCGTTGCTGAATATCCAGTCTAACGGAAACGTTCTGACTATTGGTACAGGAATGGGAACTCAAATCAATCCGACCCGGTTGGAAATCAACAGCCACTCCAAAGAACTGAGAAAACTGGGTATTTCCGGAGGTATGGATTTCTTCCTGCAAAGCAAACTGACCGGAGATAACCTGGAAATAAATGCATCCGGGGCAAGCGACGTATACCTGGAAAACTCTGTCCGCATATCCAACCTGTGTAAGATAAGCCTGAGCGGAGCAAGCGACGTCAAGGCCAGTAACCTTGAATGCGATAAGATAGAATGCCGTTCTTCCGGATCGAGCGATATCAAAATGTCCGGAAAAGCCAACGACGGCGAATATCATTGCAGTGGCAGCAGCGATATAAAATCGTACGATTTCGTTGTGAAACGCCTGAAGTGTTCCGCCAGCGGCAGTTCCGATATACTGACGAACGTGACCGAAAAACTGAATGCTTCGGCATCCGGCAGCAGCGATATCAAATACAAAGGCAATCCTGAAGTGAAAAAGAGCTCAAGCGGCTCAAGCGATATCGATCATGTGAACTAATACAATATAGGGAGAGTTATTGTAAACCCGGAATTACTTTTCATAAAGGCATTTGATGAAAAGTGATCTCCGGGTTCTTTTTGTTGGTAAAAAGGTGTCTTACATTTTATTTCTGGATAAAAGTTCACCGGAAGTAGGAATTATAAATTAAATTACCCCTATTTTTGTAACCGACCTCATTCAGGTCGCGTCTATATTAAGGAAAGGCAATACTAAACAATTAAATTATGAGAACAAAAGGATTATTATCTATTATCATGTTATTGGGATTGTTATTCACAGTCCAGGCAGCCGATCATGTAAAAGGGAACGGTACTCTTACCACTAAGAAAATAAAGATCGACGATTACAATGCGATCAAAATTGATGGCGTTATCGACTTTAATTACGAACAATCGAATGCAGAGCCTTACATCGAGGTAACAGTCGACGAGAACCTGCATGAATTTGTAAACATAGATATAAAAGAGCGGGAACTTTCCGTTGGCTTCAAGGGAGCCAAAGTAGACCATTATACCAAATTCATTATTAAGACCAACTCGAAATGGCTGAAAGAGGTAAAAGCGGCAGGAAATGCCAACTTTATGATCAACAGCTCACTTACTGGGGATGAACTGAAGATCAAGGCAAACTCAAACTGTCTGGTTCAGTTGAAGGAACTGGTTAAAATGGGAAAACTCGAATTGAATGTATCCGGAAGCGCCAATATGGTAGTCAACAACCTGCAAGCCGACAAATTGGAATGCAGCATCAACGGCTCCGGTACTATCAACCTGAAAAAAGGAACAGCCAAAGAAGGCGAATACAGCATCACCAGCAGTGGCGAGATCATGGCCTTTGGTGTAGATGTACCCGAACTGAGCTGTAAAATGACCGGTAACGGAACAATGGAAGTTCACCCTACCAACAATCTGAAAGCAAATATTGTCGGTAAAGGAAATATCCGTTACAAAGGCCCGACTGCCGTCCAGCAGAAAGTGATTGGAAAAGGTAGCGTAGAAGAAGTCAAATAATATAACAATATGAAAACAACACTCTATTTATCTTTACTGTCCGTCATCCTGTTATTCACTTCGGGATGTATCTTCATCCCATCTATCAAAGGCAACGGAAACGTAATTACCCAGACAATCGATATCACCGATTACGATGCGATTGAAGTACAAGGCACTTCAATCATATTCAATTATTCACAGCAGGAGTCTGCTCCCGCTCTGACGGTAACGGTCGATCAAAATATTTACGATTTGTTTGAGTTCGGGACAAAAGACAATAAACTGGTTATCCGTCCCAAAGACCGTAGCCAAAAGTCGATCAGAGTCCGTTCGACAGAGTTCACCATCACCACCAACTCTTCTTCATTGAAAAAAGCAGATATGGCCGGAATCGAAGTGTTTAATCTGAACGGCAAATTCGCATCAAACGAGAAAGTGAAATTCAGTACGGCAGGCAATACAAAAATAGAGTTAAGAGATACAGTGACAGTCGACCAAATGGAGATAAGTGTTGCCGGTAAAAGTACGCTAAACGCCGATGCCCTGTATGCAAGAGTGTTTAAAGGAGAGATAGCCGGAAAAGGCACATTCAACCTGAAGGGCGCAGGCGAAAAGGCCGAATTCGAGATTGCCGGCATGGGCAAAGTGCATGCTTTTGATTATGAACTTTCGACTTTATCATGCGAGATCGCTGGTAAAGGAACGATCGAAACATATACCAAAGATAAGATCAGTGCCGAGATCGCCGGTATGGGCACGGTTAAATATAAAGGAAATCCTTCCATCAGAGAGGATAGGGCAGGGTTAGGTTCCGTAAAGAAAGTGGATTGACCTACAACCACCCTTCTTTCCGGTACCATTCGATACTTTCCTCCAATCCTTTACGTAAAGGATACTCAGGTGTAAAACCAAGTTCATCCTGAAGCGGCGTAACATCACAAATCCAGTTGCGTTGCTTCAGGATGATATATTTATCGGTGTTGAGTGTCATACTCTTGTTCAGCAACTTACCGATCCACTCGGAACAATGGCAAGCCACATTGACCAGTCCCAACGGAATACGGGCATGGAACACCCGTTTCTTTCCGAGTATATCTTGTATCATCCGTGCAAACGATTCGTCGGTATATACATCCCCATCGGCCACAAAGTAATGGCGGTTACGAACAGCGTCATTCTCCAAAGCAAGGAAAGCCACAGTTGCCAGGTCTTTTACATATATAAAGGTGATACGCTGGGGAATAAAGCCTACGGCAAAATCAAAACCGGACTTTACACTTTTGATCTCCATAAAATAATCTTTCTCACCGGGACCATACACACCGGTCGGACGCAGGATCACATAAGGGAAATGCGACTGGCTGCGCACATAGTTCTCCGCCACCAATTTACTCTTCCCATAAGCCGTATCGGGTTGCTGCGGATCATCCAGACGGATCGGACGGAAAGTCGTTTCATCTCCCTGTCCGTAACTGCTCAGGCTGCTCATCAAGAGAAACTTTTTCGGCTTACACCCGGCAGCGGCCAGAGCCTCTATAAAATGATGCGTATTTTCAGCGTTAATATGGAAGAAGTTCTTCTTATCCAACGTCTTGGTCAGGCCGGCATTATGGATCACATAATCCCAGGCACCCTGTTCACGGACAAAGTCCGTCAGTTGGGCTGTCAACGCCTCCTGATTATTATATTTCAGGTCGATAAAACGGATCCGTTCATCCTGCAGGTGTTCGCGACTGCTTGTTGCACGTACACCTGCCCAGGTTTCATATCCTCTGCGCAACGCTTCCTTCACCAGAAAACCGCCGATGAAACCGCTTGCTCCTGTAATCAATATCTTCATATATCAGTCTTTATTCTTCATATAATAAGTATAGTAGTACCACAACAAGCCGATCCAGTTGAGTACGACAATAAGCAATATCCAGACAATCTTCTGTCCCCGGCTGATAAAAGGGTTCTGTGAAACCGCCTTACAGCCAAACAGAATGACCGCGATGCCAACGATAACGCCGATTTCCGGCAATGAGATTAAACAAAGTGGGTGTGACATGGAAAAAGAGAATTAATGTTCGTGTGTTTTCAATACCCGGTGCGGCAGGTTACCATGTCCGATCAGTTCAATCGGGCAGGCATATTTCTCACCCAACCACTCTTCGGTGACATCTACGCCGGAATGATAATGCGATGTTTCGTTTACGCAAGCTATATTCTTTACCATTGCCAGAACGGTACCGATATCGTGCGAAACAAGAATGATCGCACTCTCCTTGTTGATCTCCTCCAACAGTTTGTAGAAACGCGACTCAAACCGTTTGTCGACATACGAATTAGGTTCGTCCAGGATTAATAGCTGGGGACGGGAAACGATGGAACGCCCCAACAGGACGCGTTGCAGCTGTCCGCCGGACAATTCACCGATCGACCGGGTGTAAAGCTCTTCGAGCCCCATTTGCCGGATCACCTCGTCGATACGTAGTTTCTGGGCTTCCGTGTACGAACGGAAACGGGGCTTTTCGGCGGCTAGTCCGGATGCGACCACCTCCCATACCGAGATCGGAAATTTTCGGTCGATATTATTCAACTGGGGAAGATAACCGATACGCAGGGAAGATACAGGCACGCCATCCTGATAAAAACGGATAGAACCGGATACCGGCTGAAGCAATCCGAGGATCACCTTCAATAGTGTTGTCTTTCCACCGCCGTTCGGTCCGATAATCCCGAGAAAGTCGTCCTTCCATACGGTCAGGGAGACATCCTTCAGGACGACCTTGCTGCCGTAAGCGGCTGTTATTTTATCTATTTCAATGAGTTTGTCCATCTGCCAATGCTTTTGCAATATGAATCATTTCTTTCGACCAGTCATAAGCCAACGGATTAATCACGGTCAGTTTACATCCGGTCTCCTTGGCTATCAGTTCCGCATTCTTCTGATCGAATTCCTGCTGGATAAAGACTACACGGGCGTTGTTCTCGCGGGCTGTCTCCACCAACATCTTCAGTTGGGCGGGCGAAGGCTCTTTGCCATCCATTTCGATACACAACTGTATCAGGTTGAATTCGTTGGCAAAATAGGTCAGAGCCGGATGATAGATGATAAAAGTACGGTCGGTCAGCGGATCGAGCAGTTGCTTGATCTCTGTTTCCGTTTTGTCTATTTCATCCACTAATTCATTATAATTCTTCCAGAAGTATTCCGTGTTATCGGGATCTAATGCGATAAAAGCATTCAGCGTGTTCCAGGCTACGACTTTAGCACCGGCAATGGAACTCCAGATATGCGGGTCCACTCCACCATGATGATGGTGGTGATGGGCGTCCTCCCCGGCATGGGCATCGTGGTCGTGAGCGGCATGATCATGCGCATGGGTGTCTTCTTCCGTATCGGCCAGCAACTTCATTCCTTCGGAAGTATCGAATATTTCCAGCTTCGGATTATTCTCACGTATCTTATCCATCCAGGCCTGTTCGAAACCGATAGGGCCGATACGCAGGTAAGCGATACTTTTCCCTACCTGTATCATTTGCTGGGGAGTGGGATCGTATGTTTCCGGACTTTGCCCGGCAGGAACCACACAGTTTATCTTGAATTTATCCCCGGCAATTTTCTCGGCAAAATAGCGTTGGGGTTCGATCGTTACGGTTACTATATTTCCTTCCGTCTGCTTATTTACACAGGCTGTCAACAGGAGAATAGAGAGAAAAGTGATTATTATACTCGTTCGTTTCATACTGATTATCACTGCAATTATATATCGGGATCGTTTATTTATCTCAAGTTCACAAAGGTAGCAAATTTTTTAACACAGCTACCGGAGTGTAAAAAGATAAACAATCAGAGAAGGAGGATGGTTTATGGAGGTATTTGTGGAATTCCCCGGAAGGATAGGGAATATTTCCCCATTTCTTCCATTGGATTTGTTTTTCATCTTGCGGACAAAACAAAACATCGGATGGATAAGCAACAAGTTTACAATATATTACTTCTTTACGCATTCTCATAGTTGTATTTTGGCACGGATATTGCGTAATATAGGGCAATAGGTAAATTTAGGTTTTAGGTTTTTAAGGTAAAAAAGAAAGTATGAAAAAGATTATTTTAATGGCAATGATTGCCATAAGCGCCGTATGTACATCACAAATCCAGGCTCAGAACGCATCGGGCAACAATGCACAAACAGAGAATACAGATAAGTTTTATGAAATCGACATCACAGAAATTCCCCAGATCTTACAGGAGGGAGTGAACAAAGCATATCAGGATTGCCTGATCAAGTCGGTTTATGTTTCAAACAACAGTACATTCATAAAATACAAGGTAGTATTGATGACCCGTGAACAAAAAGAAATGAAAGTTTATTTCGACGATAAAGGAAATGTCGTGAAGGAACACAGTTATTTCGAAGGTTCCAATAAGTAATAACAAGGCCTTCTCTGCTTTTATTTTTTAATCGCATAGAAGGCCTTTACTCTCACTTTAACGTTCAGCGACTTGGTAAATAAGGCTTAGAATAGGTGGTGGCAGCAACCGAACACCCGAAAAGTGACACTAAAACTGTCACCTCTCCGTTCTTTTATACAAAAAGAATTGCATACATGGTTCTTTTTACTTAAATTTGAAAGAAATCAAACAAAAAACTACCATGCTGAACACACTAGATTATTCCCAGGTCCCAAGCGATTTCGTCCATTGTTTTAAGAAAGATTGCAGGTTAGCCGACCATTGCCTGCGTTATCAGGTAACTCCTTTTATTCCCCGCGAACGCTGGTCCGTTTCGGTGATAAACCCGTCCATTGCCGGAACCGGCGACGATTGCCGCGCTTATCTGAGCGATACCCCTTTGATATATGCTTACGGAATGGATCATTTGTTTGACAACCTGCCCTACGCCAAAGCCCGGGAGGCGCGATATGCCATGCGCGAACATTACGGGAAAAACCATTTCTACCGCTTAAAAAGAAAAGAACGTTGCTTCGACCCGAAAGAGCAGCAATATGTAAGTGACCTGTTCCGCCGTTTCCATATAGAGAGCGAACCGGTGTTCGATACTTACCGGGAAGGCTTCCGCTGGGTCAGGTAGGTTTGTTCATCGTGAAGACACTTTAGTTTCACCTGCAGGAAACAAAGGTTTCACTTGCAGGAAACAAAAGTTTTGTCCATAGGAAACTTTAGTTTTGTCCACAGGAAACTTTAGTTTCACCCAGACGAAACAAGCTGAAACTCACAACTATGTTTGATAATCAGATACAACAGATAATATGAAAGTAACGAAGCAAAACACCTACCGGAAGAAGCCGGCACAACGAGCCTTGGGGCTTGACGAGCTGGTCATGCTACTGAAGGAGGAGAAGACACGGGAAACCGTGGAGCATTTCAGAGAACGGTTGCAACGGGCTTATCCCAATAAGAGCTACGCCTACACGCGTAAATTACCCCAAATCTTGTTTGCCGGGACGTTCCGGTGCGGCGAGATGAAAGAATACAACGGATGGGTACTACTGGAGATCAACCACTTAAGCGGAAAAGACGAAGCATCGGTTTTGCGAAAAAAGGTAGCCGGGTATCCGCAAACCCTCTTTGCAATGGTAGGCTCGAGCGGGCGGAGCGTGAAGTTCGTGGTGCCTTACACCCGTCCCGACGGTTCATTACCCCGTTTGCACAGCGAGGCGGAGTTGTTTCATGCACATGCATACCGGCACGCACTCAAAACCTACGAGCCGCGCCTCTCGTATCCGATCGAATTGAAACACCCCGTGTTGGAACAATGCTGCCGCCTGAGCTACGACCCGGAAGTGTACTACAACCCCGAAGCTCTCGTCATCCACCTGGAACAGCCTTCGGAGATGCCGGCCGAAAGTTTGTATCAGGAGAAATTCGAGAAACGGATGCCGGCACAGCATCTTGTAAAATCGTACTACGACCACCACCGCTACCTCTCCGTACAATACGAACTGGCCCTGGGGCAAGCCATTGAGAAGTATGGCGACCTGGACGAAAACTTCGACTTTAAGCCGGTACTGGTCTGCCTCGGTCAGCTTTGCTTCGGTGCCGGGATCGGCGAAGAAGAATGTGTGAAATGGACGCTCCTGTACTTCGGCAATATCATACCGGAGGTAGAGATACGCGAAACGATAGGCCATACTTACCTGAAAGAGAATGGCTTCGGCAACCAGGTATTGTGCAAGCCTGAACAATTGCAGGCGCTGAAAACAGAAGAGTTTATGAACAGGCGCTATGATTTCCGGTTCAACACGATGGCCGGCGGGACGGAATACCGGGAGAGGAATTCGTTTTGCTTCGATTATCGACCGATGACCGAACGGGTGATGAACAGCATCGCCCTGAATGCGCAAAAAGAGGGCCTGCAACTCTGGGACAGGGATGTTCGCCGCTATGTCAATTCCGATCGTATTCCCGATTATGCACCAATAGAAGATTATCTGGCCCGTTTGCCCGAATGGGACGGGAAAGACCGGATACGGCCGCTAGCCGCCCGGATCTCGTGCAACAACCTGCGGTGGGAACAGTTGTTTTACACCTGGTTTCTGTCGATGGTGGCTCATTGGCAGGGACGCGATCGGCAGCATGGCAACAGTGTGTCTCCTTTGCTGGTGGGCGAACAGGGGTGCGGCAAATCCACCTTTTGCTTCAATCTGCTCCCACCGCAACTCAATAAGTATTACACCGACAGCATCGACTTCAGCCGCAAGCGGGATGCCGAGTTATACCTGACACGTTTCGGGCTGATCAATATCGACGAATTCGACCAGGTGACCTCGAAGCATCAGGGTTTCCTGAAACATTTGTTGCAAAAGCCGGTGGTCAACCTGCGCAAGCCGTATGCCAGCCAGGTGGAGGCAATCAGGCGTTATGCCTCGTTTATTGCCACGAGCAACCATACGGATCTGCTGAGCGACCCGTCAGGCAGCCGTCGTTTTATTTGCATCGAGGTAAAAGGGATAATAGACAACACC encodes the following:
- a CDS encoding BT4734/BF3469 family protein: MKVTKQNTYRKKPAQRALGLDELVMLLKEEKTRETVEHFRERLQRAYPNKSYAYTRKLPQILFAGTFRCGEMKEYNGWVLLEINHLSGKDEASVLRKKVAGYPQTLFAMVGSSGRSVKFVVPYTRPDGSLPRLHSEAELFHAHAYRHALKTYEPRLSYPIELKHPVLEQCCRLSYDPEVYYNPEALVIHLEQPSEMPAESLYQEKFEKRMPAQHLVKSYYDHHRYLSVQYELALGQAIEKYGDLDENFDFKPVLVCLGQLCFGAGIGEEECVKWTLLYFGNIIPEVEIRETIGHTYLKENGFGNQVLCKPEQLQALKTEEFMNRRYDFRFNTMAGGTEYRERNSFCFDYRPMTERVMNSIALNAQKEGLQLWDRDVRRYVNSDRIPDYAPIEDYLARLPEWDGKDRIRPLAARISCNNLRWEQLFYTWFLSMVAHWQGRDRQHGNSVSPLLVGEQGCGKSTFCFNLLPPQLNKYYTDSIDFSRKRDAELYLTRFGLINIDEFDQVTSKHQGFLKHLLQKPVVNLRKPYASQVEAIRRYASFIATSNHTDLLSDPSGSRRFICIEVKGIIDNTQPIAHEQLYSQAIAALNKGERYWFTHEEELVQMQENEEFQQRPLCEDLFYRFYRPAENREEGVKMSAGEIYLSVQEKSRQKLPGGQISHFGRFLKKSGLTSYNTNRGRLYLVVERQI